GGGACAGTAACAAAAGAGGGTGAGATGCCGTCTGTCTTCCCTAAACTCATGTAATACAATTCCTGGTCAATGAAATCTGACAGATTTTGCTGTAAATGCATGAAGAATTATCTTTACCTTCCTGTATCAtgcattctttttttaatcttgtcTTTCGTCAGCTGTCACCCATGCCATGAGCCACGACAAAGCCCACTGAACAAAGCCAGGTGTTTCATGACGTGCATTAAAGCATGTGCCTCTGAATGTATGCCTGTGTACTTGACATGACGAATGTGCTCCCCTTCCTGCTAGTGTTAATATTGAACCCACATTTAAATTAAAGCCTTACACCTGATATATCTTATTTCTGTATTGTCAGTCATTAAAGCTGTGACCTTATTGACGTTATCTTTGCTTTTCCTATGTAAATGTATAAATTGTTTAGATTTCAGCTATATGGGTGATGTCAATGTGTAATTGAGATATTTTTGATGGAAGAATGAGGCTGCTGAGAATGAACAAAACAGCTTCTCTTTAGTTTTAGGTAGTATTTGCTGAGATTTTTAATGAAAGCTGGAACCTCAAGGCCTGGGCCAAGTACACTTTTCAGATGGGTCTCAATGTCACTGACAACTTCTTTTATGATTCATTTGACATTTCATAGCAATAAAATTTTGCAAGGCTACATGCATGAATGGTGTGTGCAAATGTATCTCTATCAAAGTGTACGTCTAGATTAAAGCCAGAATTTGGGGGTTTAGTCCCAAAACACAGGAATTCCCACAATATCtgtcaagaaaataaattagtTGTACTTGGAGCTGCAGAAATATCAAAGGTGCGTTTGAATTCGCGAAACCGTTTAAGCAGAAGTCAGATGTAGGTTTGTAAGggtccagtaggtggcagtagtGCATGTAGGGCTATTTACAACTGCCCTCAATAACGACGAGAAGAAGATCGTTTCTTCGCTTTCATTTTATAGTAATATCTAACAGACATGAGATCCCAATAAAGTTTGAAGAACACTTGAAGACATGAAACCATTCTTTGTGGTTGTTGACAGACAGTTTCTTTACAAGCGAAAGGGAGCTAAGACCTGCTTTCGGCGTTTGGTTTCCTTGGCAACCAGAGGCGCAGAAGAAGGAGGAGCGTGATCTCTTCTAGCATAGCTGCAGTCTTTGGGAGAGTCGATTACACGGTAGGTTTTCCTGTAATTTAAACGGGTACATCGAAGCTAATGTTACTGTGGGAATAATTGTACACGAATTTGTACAACGTTAATTTAATTCGGCGTGAATGACGAGTTATATCATTGTCTTGGTCGCTTCCACGAGCCTTGCGAATCTAGCTATGTGGCTAACTAATGTAGCCGGTGTTAGCACGGGTAAGTAGTCTTAGTTGACTACTCGGAATTCAACTGTTATAAAATAACATGCATAGACTATTTACATTCGAAGCAGACATCGTCACTATAGAAAGAATCCAGACGTTAATCACAGAATCCAGACGTTTAGCTTCAAAGATAACGGAGAGGAAAGTTGTGTTGTGCCAGATGGAATGACTTGTCCTACAGCAAAAATACTGTTTGTCTTTTCAGGTGACATCCTTTATGTTTCCTTTGTACCAGGCCCCGTGACCATGGCTAAAGACCCATTAGCCGAGGCAGGGTTGTATTTTGATGAGGTTAGTGGGCTGCAGATATTAGACCCTGACGTCAGACAGAAGAGCTTGGAGCTCAAGGAAGAATGCAAAATATTCATTGACGGCAAGTAACTTCAAACTGTTGATATGTCAGTGTAGCTCTTTTTCAAATCATGCTGGGCCGTGCAGATAGCAGAAACGCATATAAAGTCATTTGGTGGTGGTTTTCTGACCAGGCGGCGGCTCAGAGTCTGTGACCTGAGATCTTTGGTTGCTGCCTGTCAGCTGTGTCCAACCCCGCTGACACTAACAGCTTATGGTGgctacaaatgtgtgttttgctgcagaTTTTGGACAGTTTCAGAAGATTACAGGAGAGCAGATTCAGATGCTGGATGAACTAGCCAAAGATgtggaaagagaaaagaagaaggcaAGTTCAGAAACTGGAGCTGGGTTGTTTTGGAATGTTTATTAAAATCCTTTCTGAATTTTTGGATATTTCATTGCTGGAAATGGCTCCACATTATTACATTTATCTTCTTATCCAATAAGGCAATTGGAGCAAAATTCTTGCTGAATTCAATGCGAAGACAAAGGGAGGCAAAAACGCAGCAACTACAGGCTCTTATAGCCGAGAAGAAGATGGAGCTTGAGAGGTGAGTGGTCCGTGCACACGCATTTTAGGCTTTTTGAGTTCAGTCACAAATCAAATGATTTGCTAGATGTACCTTTACACCACGCCAAGTTATCAAAATGGATGATGCAACCGGGGTTCTTGTGCGTCTGTTTCAGGTTATGTACAGAGTACGAAGCCCTGCATAAAatagagatggaggagaatgaTTTCATCAACCAGTTTATGCAGAAGTGAGGGAAGAATTGAAGACGGAACACGTTCAGGATCCGTGACAACAATTTCTGCTGAGCAGCCCTGTTTTTCTCAGATGCTGATGAAGAAATTCTGCAGTTTGAAGAAATTCTCCAGTTTTAGAACAACTTGTAACACCTCCAGGTGCTTTTGtatgtttgtatttttatttgcagaatgttatttttcctttttaagtgtataaataaaaaacatttaaaaattcctaagtctttattgttttattcagaCATTTACAGGGTCGTTTTTGACTTTGTGTTTGCTGTCACAGTTTGCAAAAGTCAATCTGTGGCTAAATTGGACAAACCGTTCTGTCAAAAATGATCAATACTGAGTATCTGAAATTAGCTGGAGTCCTGATGAAGCAGAGAACAGACAGTAAAGCTTTCTGCTGTAGCTGCAGATGCCTTGAAATCAATTAACCTTTCATTAAAACGCCAGGGCAAACCCTTTTTTTATGCCATCTACACATCCACTTGATCTTTTCACTGGTGTGCATTTAGCGGCATTGAAAAGGCCTAACCACCCACGCTTAAATGCGCCCTTGCCTCTGCATTCATGCTTGAAGAGCTCTGAAAGGGAGGCCTTTTGTGTT
Above is a genomic segment from Takifugu rubripes chromosome 2, fTakRub1.2, whole genome shotgun sequence containing:
- the LOC101065873 gene encoding intraflagellar transport protein 20 homolog isoform X1; the protein is MTSYIIVLVASTSLANLAMWLTNVAGVSTGPVTMAKDPLAEAGLYFDEVSGLQILDPDVRQKSLELKEECKIFIDDFGQFQKITGEQIQMLDELAKDVEREKKKAIGAKFLLNSMRRQREAKTQQLQALIAEKKMELERLCTEYEALHKIEMEENDFINQFMQK
- the LOC101065873 gene encoding intraflagellar transport protein 20 homolog isoform X2 — encoded protein: MAKDPLAEAGLYFDEVSGLQILDPDVRQKSLELKEECKIFIDDFGQFQKITGEQIQMLDELAKDVEREKKKAIGAKFLLNSMRRQREAKTQQLQALIAEKKMELERLCTEYEALHKIEMEENDFINQFMQK